The Chryseobacterium shigense genome segment ATAGGCCAGAAAACCGTCTTTAAGTTTAAAAAACCAGTAATAATATTCAATGACATAAAAGATGTAAAAGAAAATAACAAGCATTTCCAGCTGCTGTCTTAGATGGATTTTTTCGTGGTTGATAAGTACTTTATTTTCCTTATCTTCGGGTTTCCTAATGAAGATAAAGGGAAAGAGAGCAATGCCGTTAATTTTTAATTTTTTTAATGGCTTTTGGCATATAATTATCATACTAACAAATATAAAGTTTTTTGACTTAGAGATTTAACTTATGGCCCAATATGACATCAAAGAAGGTGAAGACTTCTACTATAATGAACAGGGGTACAAGGTTTTTACGGAAAAATTCCATCTGAAAAGGGGATATTGCTGTAAAAGCGGATGCAGACACTGTCCTTACGGGTACGATAAAAAGACGGATACATTTATTAAAAACGATAAAAAAAATAAATAAAATGAAAAAATATATTTTTATTTTGTTAGCATCGGCTGCATTAGGCCTTACATCGTGCAGTCCGTTTCAGGTACGTTCAGATTATGCTGAAACAGCCAATTTTATGACTTATAAAACTTATAAAATCAGAATTGACGATCTGAAACTGAATGACATTGATAAAGACAGGGTTTTAAACGAATTATCGAGACAGCTTCAGA includes the following:
- a CDS encoding DUF5522 domain-containing protein; this translates as MAQYDIKEGEDFYYNEQGYKVFTEKFHLKRGYCCKSGCRHCPYGYDKKTDTFIKNDKKNK